The following is a genomic window from Meriones unguiculatus strain TT.TT164.6M chromosome 7, Bangor_MerUng_6.1, whole genome shotgun sequence.
CCCTGAGGAGCCTCGGGAAGGAACCACATGGACACACTCCTTGAAAGCGCGTTTACTATCCCTGCCCTTTTGGTTGTGGACAGTTATTTTTTTGATACCGTATTTACAGATGTTTTTGTTCCTTTATTCTTGTACAAGAGCGGATCCCAAAACGGTGGGCTACTGTATCATTCCCATATGCTTGGCCGTTATCTGTAATCGCCACCAGGCATTTGTCAAGGCTTCTAATCAGATCAGCAGACTACAACTGATCGACACATAAAACCAGTCACCGTTTTTCCCTTATTACACGACTGCCAGTACTGTATGGAGGCTGACCACAAGACTGCAGTTTCTTTACAGATCTCAGGAAGTTGTGGTGGAACagagacttttttaaaaatgtgacaaGAGGACCACTTTATCTGAATAATGACTTTTTAGGTAAAGCCTGAGATATAGTCCTACAGAATCA
Proteins encoded in this region:
- the Lyset gene encoding lysosomal enzyme trafficking factor isoform X1, with product MPKAPDYSELSDSCTLAGGTGRFSGPLHRAWRMMNFRQRMGWIGVGLYLLASAAAFYYVFEINETYNRLALEHIQQHPEEPREGTTWTHSLKARLLSLPFWLWTVIFLIPYLQMFLFLYSCTRADPKTVGYCIIPICLAVICNRHQAFVKASNQISRLQLIDT
- the Lyset gene encoding lysosomal enzyme trafficking factor isoform X2 — protein: MMNFRQRMGWIGVGLYLLASAAAFYYVFEINETYNRLALEHIQQHPEEPREGTTWTHSLKARLLSLPFWLWTVIFLIPYLQMFLFLYSCTRADPKTVGYCIIPICLAVICNRHQAFVKASNQISRLQLIDT